Proteins encoded in a region of the Triticum dicoccoides isolate Atlit2015 ecotype Zavitan chromosome 3A, WEW_v2.0, whole genome shotgun sequence genome:
- the LOC119268860 gene encoding VQ motif-containing protein 4-like, translating to MEPCTKQFLPMPPQDPNSPSSSTSSSSSSSTSPSHPYHRAQPPHPHNLPPSPRPVPRTIETTPFPTTFVQADTTSFKQIVQMLTGSEQSSKSAAAATTNGSAGNQAASGSGPCRPKKPSFKLYERRSSLKNLKMIAPLAMGAPPSPRNASAAPEILSPSVLDFPSLKLSSPVTPLTGDPFFPSPASSSGDAAERAAIADKGFFFHPSPRGAEPPRLLPLFPVSSPRMAAASATAAPAE from the coding sequence ATGGAGCCGTGCACCAAGCAGTTCCTCCCCATGCCTCCGCAGGACCCCAACTCcccgtcgtcctccacctcctcttcctcctcctcctccacctcgccgtcCCACCCCTACCACCGCGCGCAGCCGCCGCACCCACACAACCTCCCGCCCTCGCCCAGGCCCGTCCCCCGCACCATCGAGACCACCCCGTTCCCCACCACCTTCGTCCAGGCCGACACCACCTCCTTCAAGCAGATCGTCCAGATGCTCACCGGCTCCGAGCAGTCCTCCAAGAGCGCCGCCGCGGCGACGACCAACGGCAGCGCCGGGAACCAGGCGGCGAGCGGGAGCGGGCCGTGCCGCCCGAAGAAGCCGTCCTTCAAGCTGTACGAGCGGCGGAGCAGCCTCAAGAACCTCAAGATGATCGCGCCGCTGGCCATGGGCGCGCCGCCGTCGCCGAGGAACGCCTCCGCCGCGCCGGAGATCCTGTCGCCGAGCGTCCTGGACTTCCCGTCCCTGAAGCTCAGCAGCCCGGTGACGCCGCTCACCGGCGACCCCTTCTTCCCCTCGCCGGCGTCGTCCTCGGGGGACGCCGCGGAGCGCGCGGCCATCGCCGACAAGGGCTTCTTCTTCCACCCTTCGCCGCGGGGCGCCGAGCCGCCGCGGCTCCTCCCGCTGTTCCCCGTCAGCTCGCCCAGGATGGCCGCCGCGTCCGCGACGGCGGCGCCGGCCGAGTGA